The following proteins are encoded in a genomic region of Hydra vulgaris chromosome 05, alternate assembly HydraT2T_AEP:
- the LOC136080728 gene encoding indolethylamine N-methyltransferase-like, producing MNTEYNSETFDSKDYLQRYYQTIYGHQDENYDNYFVDQLLDVINHNEINGSSLLDVGAGPCMHTAIISSKRFSNIYLSDYLRSNREELSKWLKNDPSAHDWTSFLEYISKKESSSVEEISKRTRESVKACIQIDVNLTNPLEPNWFNQFDCILTSLCLEAACSDFDSYNKAIENLSNLLKVNGCMIMMGVLGETFYRVADVKWGCLKLEINDIKQALIRNRHEVLFFNSQKLNNKESDTSDCNGLFIVLSKKK from the exons ATGAATACCGAATATAATAGTGAAACGTTTGATTCAAAAGACTATTTGCAACGATATTATCAAACAATATACGGACATCAAGATGAAAACTACGATAACTATTTTGTAGATCAATTATTAGATGTTATTAATCATAACGAAATAAATGGTTCTTCATTGTTAGACGTTGGCGCTGGACCATGCATGCATACGGCAATTATATCAAGCAAAAGATtcagtaatatttatttaagtgatTATTTAAGATCAAACAGAGAAGAGCTGAGTAAATGGTTAAAAAATGATCCAAGCGCGCATGATTGGACTAGTTTTCTTGAGTATATAAGTAAGAAGGAGTCTTCAAGTGTTGAAGAAATTTCTAAAAGAACTAGAGAATCAGTAAAAGCTTGCATACAAATAGATGTTAATTTGACAAATCCACTGGAGCCCAATTGGTTTAATCAATTTGATTGCATACTTACGTCACTGTGTCTTGAAGCGGCTTGTTCTGATTTTGACTCATACAATAAAGCGATTGAAAATTTAAGCAACTTGCTAAAAGTAAATGGATGTATGATTATGATGGGCGTTTTAG GTGAAACTTTTTACAGAGTTGCAGATGTAAAATGGGGTTGTcttaaacttgaaataaatgatataaagcAAGCATTAATTAGAAATAGGCacgaagttttattttttaactcgCAAAAGTTAAACAACAAAGAAAGTGATACATCAGATTGCAATGGATTATTcatagttttatcaaaaaagaaatag
- the LOC136080730 gene encoding uncharacterized protein LOC136080730 isoform X3, whose amino-acid sequence MKADANITYQTVSLGLVLMGIALSCTALFTNHWFDQVSISQTVVYSRGLWLECGLISVDRLNATFLNMLNNQSLLEFTPLGHVNIEEKRSICHEISAERKTNDLLVTRALLSLCVIFLCLALVMTFLSRVYNGRYRDFTTATVLFANVLKVAALLLYYSKNRVYTDFNYHCALGYSYLLAIFWYRWMIA is encoded by the exons ATGAAGGCCGATGCAAATATTACCTATCAAACTGTTTCACTTGGACTAGTTTTAATGGGAATTGCTTTAAGCTGCACTGCTTTGTTCACAAACCATTGGTTCGATCAAGTTTCAATCTCTCAAACAGTTGTTTATAGCAGAGGATTATGGTTAGAATGCGGTCTGATTTCTGTTGATCGTTTAAACGCAACCTTTCTCAATATGCTTAATAACCAGAGCTTACTTGAGTTTACACCTTTGGGACATGTAAACATTGAAGAGAAAAGAAGCATTTGCCATGAAATCTCCGCTGAAAGAAAAACAA atgatttaCTGGTGACGCGTGCTCTGCTTTCTTTATGTGTTATTTTCTTATGCCTTGCTCTTGTAATGACTTTTTTATCAAGGGTATACAATGGACGTTATAGAGATTTTACCACGGCAACTGTTTTATTTGcaa ATGTTCTGAAAGTCGCTGCATTGTTACTCTACTACAGCAAAAATCGAGTTTATACCGATTTCAACTATCATTGCGCGTTGGGGTATTCATACCTGTTGG CGATTTTCTGGTACCGATGGATGATTGCATAA
- the LOC136080730 gene encoding uncharacterized protein LOC136080730 isoform X2, protein MTAGHNTSWSQHKLDTTQAGHNTNWSQHKLVTTQAGHNTSWSQHKLVATQAGHNTSWSQHKLVSTQVVLSTLMHCVINVNAQHKLSINVNALCLKWRFFYDLLVTRALLSLCVIFLCLALVMTFLSRVYNGRYRDFTTATVLFANVLKVAALLLYYSKNRVYTDFNYHCALGYSYLLGWLSFSILVFATTLSILSRKNDINI, encoded by the exons CTGGTCACAACACAAGTTGGTCACAACACAAGCTAGACACAACACAAGCTGGTCACAACACAAACTGGTCACAACACAAGTTGGTCACAACACAAGCTGGTCACAACACAAGCTGGTCACAACACAAGCTGGTTGCAACACAAGCTGGTCACAACACAAGTTGGTCACAACACAAGTTGGTCTCAACACAAGTTGTGTTATCAACGTTAATGCATTGTGTTATCAACGTTAATGCACAACACAAGTTGAGTATCAACGTTAATGCATTGTGCTTAAAGTGGcgattttttt atgatttaCTGGTGACGCGTGCTCTGCTTTCTTTATGTGTTATTTTCTTATGCCTTGCTCTTGTAATGACTTTTTTATCAAGGGTATACAATGGACGTTATAGAGATTTTACCACGGCAACTGTTTTATTTGcaa ATGTTCTGAAAGTCGCTGCATTGTTACTCTACTACAGCAAAAATCGAGTTTATACCGATTTCAACTATCATTGCGCGTTGGGGTATTCATACCTGTTGGGTTGGTTGAGTTTTTCAATCCTAGTATTTGCAACAACATTATCCATTTTATCAcgaaaaaatgatataaatatttag
- the LOC136080730 gene encoding uncharacterized protein LOC136080730 isoform X1 encodes MKADANITYQTVSLGLVLMGIALSCTALFTNHWFDQVSISQTVVYSRGLWLECGLISVDRLNATFLNMLNNQSLLEFTPLGHVNIEEKRSICHEISAERKTNDLLVTRALLSLCVIFLCLALVMTFLSRVYNGRYRDFTTATVLFANVLKVAALLLYYSKNRVYTDFNYHCALGYSYLLGWLSFSILVFATTLSILSRKNDINI; translated from the exons ATGAAGGCCGATGCAAATATTACCTATCAAACTGTTTCACTTGGACTAGTTTTAATGGGAATTGCTTTAAGCTGCACTGCTTTGTTCACAAACCATTGGTTCGATCAAGTTTCAATCTCTCAAACAGTTGTTTATAGCAGAGGATTATGGTTAGAATGCGGTCTGATTTCTGTTGATCGTTTAAACGCAACCTTTCTCAATATGCTTAATAACCAGAGCTTACTTGAGTTTACACCTTTGGGACATGTAAACATTGAAGAGAAAAGAAGCATTTGCCATGAAATCTCCGCTGAAAGAAAAACAA atgatttaCTGGTGACGCGTGCTCTGCTTTCTTTATGTGTTATTTTCTTATGCCTTGCTCTTGTAATGACTTTTTTATCAAGGGTATACAATGGACGTTATAGAGATTTTACCACGGCAACTGTTTTATTTGcaa ATGTTCTGAAAGTCGCTGCATTGTTACTCTACTACAGCAAAAATCGAGTTTATACCGATTTCAACTATCATTGCGCGTTGGGGTATTCATACCTGTTGGGTTGGTTGAGTTTTTCAATCCTAGTATTTGCAACAACATTATCCATTTTATCAcgaaaaaatgatataaatatttag